A stretch of Camelina sativa cultivar DH55 chromosome 18, Cs, whole genome shotgun sequence DNA encodes these proteins:
- the LOC104763139 gene encoding protein DETOXIFICATION 28: MGERDDQSEVVEKAKIPLLLKDQNVAEEEDGEIKREIWTETKKLWRIVGPAIFTRVTTNLIFVITQAFAGHLGELELASISIVNNVIIGFNYSLFIGMATALETLCGQSFGAKKYDMFGVYLQRSWIVLFLCSILLLPMFIFASPILKFMGQPDDIAELSGIVSLWAIPTHFSFAFFFPLNRYLQCQLKNSVVAISSGVALVVHIFVCWLFVYVLKLGVIGTIATANVSWWLNVFILFTYTTCGGCPLTWTGFSTEAFTKLWDFTKLSASSGIMVCLENWYYRILIVMTGNLENARIDVDSISICMSINGLEMMVPLAFFAGAGVRVANELGAGNGKRARFAMIISVTQSLIIGTIFTVLIIFLLDHVSWIFSSSEAVLKAVNNLSVLLSFAILLNSVQPVLSGVAVGSGWQSLVAFINLGSYYCIGLPLGFVMGWIFKFGVKGIWAGMIFGGTAVQTLILIFITMRCDWEKEAQNASVRVKNWSSVSNAKI, encoded by the exons ATGGGAGAGAGAGACGACCAATCAGAAGTTGTAGAGAAGGCGAAGATTCCTCTATTATTAAAGGATCAAAATGTGGCGGAGGAGGAAGACggagaaataaagagagagatatggacTGAGACCAAGAAGCTATGGCGTATCGTTGGACCAGCAATATTCACTAGAGTCACGACCAACCTGATCTTTGTCATCACGCAGGCCTTTGCTGGCCACCTCGGAGAGCTCGAACTCGCTTCCATCTCCATCGTCAACAACGTCATCATCGGCTTCAACTATAGCCTCTTC ATTGGAATGGCGACTGCGTTGGAAACGTTGTGCGGTCAATCGTTTGGGGCAAAGAAGTATGACATGTTTGGAGTGTATTTGCAGCGGTCTTGGATTGTTCTCTTCTTGTGCTCCATCTTGCTCCTACCAATGTTCATCTTTGCGTCCCCGATTCTTAAGTTTATGGGTCAGCCTGACGACATCGCAGAGCTCTCCGGTATCGTCTCTCTTTGGGCCATTCCTACCCATTTCTCATTTGCCTTCTTTTTCCCTCTCAACCGGTACCTCCAATGCCAACTTAAGAATTCG GTCGTTGCAATCTCGTCTGGAGTGGCACTTGTAGTTCACATATTCGTGTGCTGGCTTTTCGTGTACGTTCTTAAACTTGGAGTCATAGGGACCATCGCTACTGCTAACGTGTCATGGTGGCTAAATGtctttatattatttacttaCACCACTTGCGGTGGTTGTCCACTCACTTGGACCGGTTTCTCAACCGAAGCTTTCACTAAACTATGGGATTTCACTAAGCTTTCTGCCTCATCCGGAATCATGGTTTG CTTGGAGAATTGGTATTATAGGATTTTAATTGTGATGACTGGAAATTTGGAGAATGCAAGAATTGATGTAGACTCTATCTCTATATG CATGTCCATAAATGGTTTGGAGATGATGGTTCCACTTGCTTTTTTCGCGGGGGCCGG GGTCCGAGTGGCGAATGAATTAGGAGCTGGAAATGGCAAAAGAGCAAGATTTGCAATGATCATATCAGTGACACAATCGTTAATCATTGGAACAATATTTACAGTGcttataatatttcttcttgacCACGTCAGTTGGATATTCTCTTCAAGTGAAGCGGTTTTAAAAGCAGTCAACAATCTCTCTGTTCTTTTATCTTTTGCGATTCTTCTCAACAGTGTCCAACCAGTTCTCTCCG GTGTTGCGGTTGGTTCGGGTTGGCAATCATTAGTAGCATTTATAAATTTGGGATCCTACTATTGTATTGGACTTCCACTTGGATTTGTCATGGGATGGATTTTCAAGTTTGGTGTCAAG GGCATTTGGGCGGGTATGATATTCGGAGGGACCGCAGTACAAACATtgatattgatttttattactATGAGATGTGATTGGGAGAAAGAG GCACAAAATGCCAGTGTTCGAGTTAAGAATTGGTCTTCTGTATCAAACGCAAAAATCTGA